The following coding sequences lie in one Spinacia oleracea cultivar Varoflay chromosome 1, BTI_SOV_V1, whole genome shotgun sequence genomic window:
- the LOC110789268 gene encoding uncharacterized protein, producing the protein MVTFNLMITAEVDNVSSIQPMGGCDDPNFTYYFKLKCGNCGEVTEKETYVVLGEVVPIPKSRGNANLVQKCKLCGRDGTITMIPKSGRPLTGDDCEEGKYAPMMSFDCRGLEPVAYSFGGDQWKIVTTAGTVFENVDLSDGDWADYDEKGKMPTSISNLQSRFDVVKT; encoded by the exons ATGGTGACCTTTAACCTGATGATCACTGCTGAGGTCGACAATGTTTCCAGCATTCAGCCTATGGGCGGTTGCGATGATCCTAACTTCACTTACTACTTTAAg CTGAAATGTGGGAATTGTGGAGAGGTGACTGAGAAGGAGACTTATGTGGTGTTGGGAGAGGTTGTTCCTATTCCTAAGAGTCGCGGCAATGCTAATCTCGTCCAGAAG TGCAAGTTATGCGGTAGGGATGGTACTATTACGATGATACCAAAATCTGGCCGCCCTCTAACCGGTGATGACTGTGAAGAAGGAAAGTATGCCCCTATGATGAGCTTTGATTGCCGGGGTTTGGAGCCAGTGGCCTACTCCTTTGGTGGTGATCAGTGGAAAATTGTAACT ACTGCTGGCACTGTGTTTGAGAACGTGGACCTGTCGGATGGGGATTGGGCTGATTATGATGAAAAAGGGAAAATGCCAACTTCAATCAGCAACCTGCAATCACGTTTTGATGTGGTGAAGACATAA